The DNA sequence TGGTCTCCACCGGACGTGCAGCGCAACCGCATCCCCGAAATCCTGAGGACGGAACGCCTCCGCGGGCGGCGGATGCCGCCGATCATTCTCCCCGGTGGCGGCCGGGTGTCCGCATGGCCGAATCCGGGCCCGGGTCCGGGTTCGGGTCGGAACGCTGGAAGCCCGGATCGATGGTCAGGTCTTCGGTGTCGGCGAAGACCAGCCGCCCGTCGTCGAGCGCGACCGCCCACCGATGCACCGGCGCCCACTCATGCCCGCCGCCGCCCGGGTCGGTCACCGCCGCATAGTCCTCGGCCACCTCACCGGTGAGATCGGCCCCGGCGCTCCTGCGGACCAGCACCCGGACACCGACCGTCAACTCCGGGCCATCGACCGGCCGGCTGCCGCTGTATCGGGCCATACTGATGCACCTCTTCGCTCGGCGAAACTCCCGAGATCGAGCATAAGCACCGACCGGCCCGGTACGCGACCCGACCTGCAAGAACACCACCCGCGCACGGACGCCGCCGAAACCGTCTGCTGCCACCACGCCAGCGGCCACTATCTACGCGCAACGCAACCATCAAATGCCAGGCCGGACCGTAGCGGTCATTCAGCGGTGGCGGTGAGCGGACGCGCGAGCGCGTCGGCGACAGCTCGACTGCGCATCAATTCGCGGATCACCTGTGCGAAATGTGTTGCCCCAGCAGCCTCCAACGAGGCTGGGAGATTGAACGCACCTCCACGCCGCCGGTGGTAGTCGATCTGCTCGAGCAGCACCTCACGTACCGCCGCTGGTGAGCTCTGGTTCACCAGCATGAGGAAGTCGTCGGCGGTGTACACCTCGTAGCTGAGGATCGCGTCGTTCGTCTCCGCGAAGTCGAGGAACCGTTTGTCGTCGGTCACGACGTACTGCACGGCGGCGGCGTGCAGGTGGGCGTCGTAGTCGTCGGTGTACGCGAGGTCGGAATCGATGACGTTGCCCTTGATCCGGCCGTATGGCGCCACCGCGATGATGCGGTCCCGAATCCCGCCGACCTGCGCGTCGGAGTAGTGCGGGTGCTTCTTCCGGATGTGATAGATCAGCTCAGCGAGGATGTCCTCGGTCCACGTCAAGTGGAACATCGGCGACTTCCGGAAGGCGAGCAGGCATATCCAGTCCCTGAGCGTCCTCGAATAGAGGACGTTTGCATCCGTCAGAACCCCTGCGCTCACCCGACGAGGATAAACGCAGGGGCCCTCGTGGACGCGGAGCACCGGTCAGTACGTCATGCCTTCTGCGTCTTCGAAAGCGCGAAGGTCGTCGAACGCTGCTCGCTGCGCATCACGCTGCCGCTCTTGGTAAGCGATCACATCACTGCTCGTCAACCGAGTGTGGGTGCCGACTTTGTGGGCGGGGATCTCCCCCTCGCCGATGAGCTTCATCAGTGTCGGGCGGGAGATGTCCAGCATCTGAGCCGCGGTCGTGGTGGTGACCTCACTCGGCACCGACCCGATCGTGACGGTGCCACCAGCGGCAACAACCGCCACCACCGCGGTAAGAATCCGCGCAAGCTCCGCTGGTACCGCCGACTCCAGGCTGCTGGGATCGACAGCGCCGGCCTGCTCGACCTCCGTGGAAGTGACCGTGACGGTGGTCTTCGCGGCACGATCGGTCACAACAGCGCTCATCTCAAGCACCTCCTATGCCATAAATCGTAGTGATTTGCACTTATAAGTGCAACCGACTTCGTGTTGACGCTCCTTTCCCAACATCCCTGCCACGACCTGCCGAAGACGGCCGCCCTCTGGTCGGCGGGGATCCGGCGGCGCATCTGGTAGGGCGAGGCGTCGTCTCGGAGGATGGCCTCAGCAGACCCTGGCCGCAGAGACTTGCCCATCGCCGCCAATCAGATCGTGTCCGCCGCACAACATCGTGCCGGTGGTGGATCCTGGGAATGGGCACGCCGGACCACGGGCACCGTATCCAGCACGCCACGCACCGCTACCAGCATTTTGGCACCCATAGCCATAGTCCCTATGAACACCACCGTGCCGAGCGACGTGCCCCACGTCACCGATGCGCTCGACGAAGAC is a window from the Rhodococcus jostii RHA1 genome containing:
- a CDS encoding helix-turn-helix domain-containing protein, with the translated sequence MSAVVTDRAAKTTVTVTSTEVEQAGAVDPSSLESAVPAELARILTAVVAVVAAGGTVTIGSVPSEVTTTTAAQMLDISRPTLMKLIGEGEIPAHKVGTHTRLTSSDVIAYQERQRDAQRAAFDDLRAFEDAEGMTY